A section of the Salvelinus sp. IW2-2015 linkage group LG7, ASM291031v2, whole genome shotgun sequence genome encodes:
- the lamb2l gene encoding LOW QUALITY PROTEIN: laminin subunit beta-1 (The sequence of the model RefSeq protein was modified relative to this genomic sequence to represent the inferred CDS: inserted 1 base in 1 codon), producing MLVCYRCRCTVFCIEAFRMAFCQNRLTSAMAAYLGIFILALSVVGQQLPSSPHGCMEGSCYPATGNLLIGRAINLSATSTCGLHGPEHYCIVSHLQELDKCFACNSQHPYDPYNHKNSHRVKNVIQLKDSNEDLTWWQSVNGEEGVSIRLNLEAEFHFTHLIMKFKTFRPAAMLIERSADFGRSWRPYRYFAYNCTKTFPRVPAHALHYINDVICEERYSDIEPSTXGEVIYKVLDPAIHVKDPYSLEIQELLRITNLRINFTKLHTLGDNLLDRRSDVLQKYYYSLYELVVRGSCFCYGHASECAPVPGVDARDSGMIHGRCVCKHNTEGLNCERCRDFHNDLAWSPAEANDPHTCRRCNCNGXTPQCHLKHGGDGTGNAGGGVCDHCLHNTMGRNCEMCKPFYYKDPSRDIRDPAACTACDCDPVGSMEGGVCDSHTDLDMGMIAGQCRCKLNVKATRCDYCKEGYYGLAHNDPQGCQPCNCDPRGTIILGAPCDQISGDCSCKRYVTGRYCNQCLVRLALCSLYTHRPPSHTPCMVENGQCDCRRHLIGRQCSDVQPGYFCAPLDYYKYEAEDAVGHSPSDHNLPGKARPQAEIDCVEHLNNQLRRHRRHRRIATTQQQRAALRRIRQLQQTPDVRSVHRERSQGHMVTWTGPGFARVKDGAGLVFTIDNIPHAMEYDIMIRYEPESTEDWETIVSVTSLLLPTSSRCGNLLPTEQLYTVTLPHNRRYVQMPRPFCFEPSNRYVVAIRFQRHGVSQRHLTAFILVDSLVLIPKYTELLGFQGNDPAAEERRDEMVRYMCLDSFMAMPMPMLAEMCTKLICSISAILHDGALQCQCDPQGSLSAECDRVGGQCRCKPNVIGQRCDQCAPGTYGFGPYGCTACDCHSQGSLGHQCDPVTGQCPCRQGASGRQCSDCQPGQWGFPSCRPCQCNGHTDDCNPQTGECQTCRDYTDGQYCERCVNGFFGNPVLGSGDHCRPCPCPGNPGSGHSNGDSCHTDISSNQILCNCKQGYTGPRCERCAPGYYGNTEHPGGQCHTCQCSGNIDTQDPESCDPRTGQCLRCLYNTDGASCSDCKRGYFGNALAQDCRRCTCVTAGTQQSYCTAGHCHCDRQTGACPCRDNVVGHNCDQCAPDYWNYGTDRGCERCGCHPLHAMGSHCNMFSGQCHCQQGFGGRQCTECEQFHWGDPRVQCEECNCHPLGSEMAQCDRVTGVCECREGAVGRQCDECARGFTGVFPKCVRCHPCFELWDDAVCMIRRDLDHIHHEIHKILESGETPGVGDKRISELENKLAQVQNLIQDGDWDRLHQLIGQSIDDLRAEIALTDGRLMGVARELNGTAVQDEVLRRNLTQMERELRDLNTTLMHHRQKQENNISSGFQDQFDNVKKYYSESQKAQQKCSSSVSGPFSPVEESKATRAHTEDLLNKRRDKFLRTVAAQKKSLSELQNKAQDVDKKVHHLSHKVCGGHSNASSNGTCHDSPCGGAGCRDNDGRRVCGGDGCDGTXSASLQGLKHANDVTDNLTAASEDLQGMAKKLQDIAMLTQDVNNQAMDTLDKAQKKKDLFENSNKKLKEFIQKIKDFLTEEGADPESIEKVAQQVLAISLPVNRTTLDSMVQQIKDNINNLTDVEGVFNHTSQQLHQAKELLNRAKDAKTRAEGVKDTANMTKQALDASEKAIQKATKALDHALNNLNSTRNTTATVEENLQDLEVKQMDAMMRLANLSMGVEALKTKTNQNREMAQDAKNQAENATNAASGLKQRLNETEDRYKELQMKVDSLGGASGGLGNVNQRAKEIKKEAEDLLTKANKGIETLRKLEKKFRNNEQKMLXQQSELGELERNATEAREAIRKQVQTYNNCN from the exons GAATTGGACAAGTGTTTTGCGTGTAACTCTCAGCATCCTTATGACCCGTACAACCACAAAAACAGTCACCGCGTGAAGAACGTCATCCAACTCAAGGACAGCAACGAAGACCTCACATGGTGGCAGTCCGTCaacg GAGAGGAGGGTGTCAGTATCAGACTCAATCTGGAGGCAGAATTCCACTTCACTCACCTCATCATGAAGTTTAAg ACATTCCGACCGGCCGCCATGCTGATCGAGCGTTCGGCTGATTTTGGTCGCTCCTGGAGACCGTACCGTTATTTTGCCTACAACTGCACCAAGACGTTCCCACGCGTGCCTGCCCACGCCCTCCactacatcaatgatgtcatctgTGAGGAGAGATACTCTGACATCGAGCCCTCCACGYAAGGAGAG GTCATTTATAAAGTGCTKGACCCTGCCATACATGTGAAAGACCCATACAGTCTGGAGATTCAAG AGCTGTTGCGGATCACCAACCTGCGGATCAACTTCACCAAGCTGCACACCCTGGGAGATAACCTGCTGGACCGGCGCTCTGACGTTCTGCAGAAGTACTACTACTCCCTGTATGAGCTGGTGGTGAGGGGCAGCTGCTTCTGCTACGGACACGCCTCAGAGTGTGCCCCCGTGCCAGGGGTTGATGCCAGGGACAGTGGCATG ATCCATGGGCGATGTGTGTGTAAACACAACACTGAGGGGTTAAACTGTGAACGCTGCAGAGACTTCCACAACGACCTGGCCTGGAGCCCAGCCGAGGCCAACGACCCTCACACATGCAGA AGATGTAACTGTAACG GCACTCCACAGTGTCATTTGAAGCATGGCGGTGACGGCACGGGCAATGCCGGCGGTGGCGTCTGTGACCACTGTCTCCACAACACCATGGGACGCAACTGTGAGATGTGTAAACCATTTTACTACAAGGACCCCAGCAGGGACATCAGAGACCCCGCCGCTTGTACTG CGTGTGACTGTGATCCTGTGGGCTCCatggagggaggtgtgtgtgacaGCCACACAGACCTGGACATGGGCATGATCGCCGGGCAGTGCCGCTGTAAGCTCAACGTTAAGGCCACCCGCTGTGACTACTGCAAGGAGGGTTACTACGGCCTGGCCCACAACGACCCACAGGGCTGCCAAC CGTGTAACTGTGACCCTCGTGGGACCATAATCCTGGGAGCACCATGTGACCAGATCAGTGGGGACTGCTCCTGTAAGAGATACGTCACAGGCCGCTACTGCAACCAGTGTCTGGTAAGACTGGCCCTGTGCTCTTTATATACCCATCGTCCACCATCTCACACGCC GTGTATGGTAGAAAATGGCCAGTGTGACTGTAGGAGGCACCTGATTGGTCGTCAGTGTTCTGACGTGCAGCCTGGGTACTTCTGTGCCCCGCTAGACTACTACAAATATGAGGCAGAGGACGCCGTTGGCCACTCACCTAGTGACCACAACCTCCCG ggcAAGGCCAGGCCCCAGGCTGAGATTGACTGTGTGGAGCACCTCAACAACCAGCTGAGGAGACACAGACGCCACAGACGCATCGCCACCACCCAGCAGCAGAGGGCAGCACTGAGACGCATCCGCCAGCTGCAGCAAACG CCTGATGTAAGGAGTGTTCACAGGGAGAGATCTCAGGGTCACATGGTCACCTGGACTGGACCTGGTTTTGCCCGGGTCAAGGATGGCGCTGGACTGGTCTTCACAATAGACAACATCCCCCATGCCATGGAGTATGACATCATGATCCGCTATGAGCCAGAG tctactgAGGACTGGGAGACCATAGTGAGTGTTACCTCCCTGCTGCTGCCCACCAGCTCCCGCTGTGGCAACCTGCTTCCCACTGAACAGCTCTACACTGTCACCCTGCCGCACAACAGGAG GTATGTCCAGATGCCCAGGCCTTTCTGCTTTGAGCCCAGTAACCGTTATGTCGTGGCCATCAGATTCCAGCGCCACGGAGTGTCCCAGAGACACCTGACCGCTTTCATCCTTGTTGATTCG CTGGTGCTGATCCCCAAGTACACGGAGCTGCTTGGTTTCCAGGGTAACGACCCCGCGGCGGAGGAGCGCCGTGATGAGATGGTGCGCTACATGTGTCTGGACTCCTTCATGGCCATGCCCATGCCCATGCTGGCAGAGATGTGCACCAAGCTCATCTGCAGCATCTCTGCCATCCTGCATGATGGAGCTCTGC AATGTCAGTGCGACCCCCAGGGGTCTCTCAGTGCTGAGTGTGACAGGGTCGGAGGTCAGTGTCGCTGTAAACCCAACGTGATTGGACAACGGTGTGACCAGTGTGCACCTGGCACTTACGGCTTTGGACCATATGGCTGTACTG CCTGCGACTGCCATTCCCAGGGCTCTCTGGGGCACCAGTGTGACCCGGTGACGGGGCAGTGCCCGTGCAGACAGGGGGCCAGCGGGCGCCAGTGTTCAGACTGCCAGCCTGGCCAGTGGGGCTTTCCCAGCTGCAGGCCATGCCAGTGTAACGGTCACACTGATGACTGCAACCCGCAGACAGGGGAGTGCCAGACCTGCAGAGACTACACTGATGGACAGTACTGTGAAAG GTGTGTGAATGGTTTCTTTGGGAACCCAGTGCTGGGGTCTGGAGATCACTGTCGACCATGTCCCTGTCCTGGGAACCCAGGAAGTGGACACTCCAATGGGGACTCCTGTCACACTGACATCTCATCCAATCAGATCCTCTGCAACTGTAAACAGGGATATACAG GCCCTCGCTGTGAACGCTGTGCCCCTGGTTACTATGGCAACACTGAGCACCCAGGCGGGCAGTGCCACACCTGCCAGTGTAGTGGCAACATCGACACCCAGGACCCAGAGTCATGTGACCCCAGGACAGGACAATGCCTGAGGTGCCTGTACAACACGGACGGCGCCTCCTGCTCCGACTGTAAACGTGGTTACTTCGGCAACGCCCTGGCCCAGGACTGCAGGC GTTGCACATGTGTAACAGCAGGTACACAGCAGTCCTACTGCACTGCCGGTCATTGCcactgtgacagacagacaggagcatgCCCGTGTCGGGACAACGTGGTCGGCCACAACTGTGACCAGTGTGCCCCCGACTACTGGAACTATGGCACAGACAGAGGGTGTGAGCGGTGTGGCTGCCACCCTCTGCACGCTATGGGATCACATTGCAACATG tTTAGTGGACAGTGTCACTGTCAGCAAGGCTTTGGGGGAAGGCAGTGCACTGAGTGTGAGCAGTTCCATTGGGGAGACCCACGTGTGCAGTGTGAAG aGTGTAACTGTCACCCTTTGGGCTCGGAGATGGCCCAGTGTGACCGTGTGACGGGGGTGTGTGAGTGTAGGGAGGGGGCGGTGGGGCGGCAGTGTGACGAGTGTGCCCGCGGGTTCACCGGGGTATTCCCTAAGTGTGTCCGGTGCCACCCCTGCTTTGAGCTGTGGGACGATGCAGTGTGTATGATCCGCCGGGACCTGGACCACATCCACCATGAAATCCACAAGATCCTGGAGAGCGGAGAGACGCCCGGGGTGGGAGACAAACGCATCAGCGAGCTGGAGAACAAACTGGCCCAGGTACAGAACCTGATCCAAGACGGAGACTGGGACAGACTACACCAGCTGATTGGCCAGTCCATCGATGACCTCAG AGCAGAGATAGCTCTGACTGACGGCCGTTTGATGGGTGTGGCCCGGGAGCTGAATGGGACAGCGGTGCAGGACGAGGTACTAAGGAGGAACCTGAcccagatggagagagaactcAGGGACCTCAACACCACTCTGATGCACCACCGCCAAAAACAGGAGAACAACATCAGCTCTGGTTTCCAAG ATCAGTTTGACAATGTGAAGAAGTACTACAGTGAGTCCCAGAAGGCTCAACAGAAGTGCAGCTCCTCAGTGTCTGGTCCTTTCAGCCCCGTGGAGGAGTCTAAAGCAACACGCGCACACACCGAGGACCTTCTGAACAAGAGGCGGGATAAGTTCCTGCGCACGGTGGCGGCCCAGAAGAAATCATTGTCAGAGCTGCAGAACAAAGCCCAGGACGTAGACAAGAAAGTCCACCACCTGAGCCAcaag GTATGTGGTGGCCATTCCAATGCCAGCTCCAATGGCACATGTCACGACAGCCCATGTGGGGGTGCTGGTTGTCGTGACAATGACGGTCGGCGGGTGTGTGGAGGGGACGGGTGTGACGGGACTYTTAGCGCCTCCCTACAGGGACTGAAACATGCCAATGATGTCACAGACAACCTGACTGCTGCCAGTGAGGATCTCCAGGGTATGGCTAAGAAG CTCCAGGACATTGCTATGCTGACCCAGGATGTGAAYAATCAAGCCATGGACACCCTGGACAAAGCTCAGAAGAAGAAGGACTTATTTGAAAACTCCAATAAAAAACTCAAGGAATTCATTCAGAAGATCAAAGATTTCCTGACTG AGGAGGGTGCGGACCCAGAGAGCATAGAGAAGGTGGCTCAGCAGGTGCTGGCCATATCTCTTCCTGTCAACAGAACCACTCTGGACAGCATGGTCCAGCAGATTAAAGACAACATTAACAACCTGACAGATGTAGAGGGGGTCTTCAACCACACCTCCCAGCAACTCCACCAGGCCAAGGAGCTGCTCAACCGAGCTAAGGATGCCAa gacACGAGCAGAAGGAGTGAAGGACACAGCCAACATGACTAAGCAGGCGTTGGATGCGTCTGAAAAGGCTATTCAGAAAGCAACCAAAGCCCTGGACCATGCTCTGAACAACCTGAACAGCACCAGGAACACCACCGCAACG GTGGAGGAGAATCTTCAGGATCTGGAGGTCAAGCAGATGGATGCTATGATGCGACTGGCCAACCTGTCGATGGGGGTAGAGGCACTAAAAACTAAGACCAATCAGAACAGGGAGATGGCCCAAGATGCCAAGAACCAGGCCGAAAATGCCACTAATGCAGCATCGGGACtgaagcag AggctgaatgaaacggaggatcGGTACAAGGAACTGCAGATGAAGGTGGACTCTCTGGGTGGGGCCTCGGGGGGCCTGGGGAACGTCAACCAGAGGGCCAAGGAGATCAAGAAGGAGGCTGAAGACCTGCTCACTAAGGCCAACAAGGGCATAGAAACGCTACGGA AGCTTGAGAAGAAGTTCCGTAATAATGAGCAGAAAATGCTGGWCCAGCAGAGCGAGTTAGGAGAGCTGGAGAGGAACGCCACGGAAGCACGGGAGGCCATACGAAAGCAGGTGCAGACATACAACAACTGTAACTGA